In Methanosphaera sp. WGK6, the sequence CATCTACTTCTCTCATTAATGTATCATCAGGTATTACTCCTCTTTCAATGAGATCTAAACTATGCATTCTTGCAATATCCGTATCTTCATGGATATGTAATCTATCAAGGTGTATTCCCATATCAAATATAACTACATCATCATTTACTTTTACTGCAGTCATGTTTTTTCCAATTTCTTCATATCCTCCAACTGCGATAACTTCTATTGTCAAATTATATCCTCCTTGTATATTTTTTTGTATCTATTTCAAGTTCATTTAGTATTTCTCTTGTTTTTCCTGTAATTATTAATTTTTTCTCTTTAAGTTCATCTATGTTAGATGCTCCAACAAGAAACATTGCTGTTTTAAGTTCTCTTGTAAATTGATTTATTTTTTCTTCAATGTATGTATGTCCCATGTATGCATGTTTTAAGAATGGTAGTGCCATACCTACACAGTCAGCTCCAAGTGCTATTGCTTTTGCTGCTTCAAGACCATTTCTTATTCCACCTGAAGAAATTACTGGTAGATTTGTTGATTCAAGAACTTCTATTGTACTTACAGCTGTTGTAATTCCCCAATCCCAGAAGAGATTTCCTAGATGTGGATTATCTGCACGGTATGTTTCTACTGCAGCCCAACTGGTTCCACCTACTCCTTGAATATCAATGGCATCTACACCTATTTTTTCAAGTATTCTAGCATCATCCATACTTATTCCAGCACCTGTTTCTTTTGCTATTATTGGAATATTTGTTGAATCACATATTTCTTTGATATGTTCAACATATCCTTTTGCATTTATATCTCCTTCAGGTTGTATGATTTCCTGTAGTGGGTTAAGATGAATTGCTAACATATCTGTTTCTAGCATTTCTATTGCTTTTGGTGCATATTCTACTTGAGGTGCTCCTATATTTCCTATAATTACTGCATGTGGTGCACTTTCTCGTACTATTGTAAATGTATCTTTAAGTTCAGGATTAGATATTCCTGCTCTTTGACTTCCCACACCCATTGCTATATTTGTATTTTCTGTAGCTATTGCTAGGTTTTCATTTATTCTTTTACTTTCTGTGTGTCCACCGGTTATTGCTGATATGATTAGTGGTGAATCTAGTTTTTTACCTAGTAATTCTATGGATGTGTCAATTTCTTCAAAATCTACTTCGGGTAGTGATCTATGAACTAGATTTATATCTTCAAATCCTGTTGTTATATGATGTTCTACATCATAGTTTTTACATATTTCAAGATGTTGTAGTTTTCTATCCGATATCACTATTCATCAACCTCCTATTAGTTTTTATTATAGATGAAAATAATTATTTTATAATTGTACCTTTAACTTCTTGTCCGGATACTGCTAGTTTTATGTTTCCTGGTGTTTCAGCATTTATTATTTGAGATTCTATTCCTTCTTCTGCTAGTTGAAGTAATTCTTTTATTTTTCCACCCATTCCACCAGTTACATCAGCTTGATCTTCATTTTCAGTTAAGGTTAATTTAGTGTCTTTTGTTACTATATCTATTAACTTAGCTTCAGGATTTATTTTTGGATTATCTGTGTATATTCCATCTACATCAGATGATAATATTACACGGTCAGCTTTTAATTCTTTTGCAAGATATGTTATTAATTGGTCTCCAGATATTATTGCAAATTTAATATAATCATTATAATCTAGTACTGCATCACCATAGAGTACTGGTACAAATCCATTATCTATGTATTGTTTTATGATTTTTGTATCACATACTGCAATTCTTTTATTATCTGTTACAATGAATGAGGAAGGTTTTATTCCTATTGCTGGAACTCCTTTTTCATGTAATTTTTCTACTACTATATAATTTAGTAGTTGTACTGAAGCTTGTGTTCTACAGAGACCTTCTAACTTGTATAGATGATCATTTACATTACCTATAACATCACCTATTCCAAATTTTTTTGCATAAATATGTCCATATGAACCTGCTCCGTGCACTATCACCATATCTTCATTATATGCAGATACTTCTTGAGCTATTCTATCTAAGTTAACTTCATCTATAGTGGGCTTATCAGCATCTTTTATTGTTAAAGCACTGCCCCCAATCTTTAATATAATCATATAAATACCCTTTTAATTTTTTTTAGTCAATAAGTTTTGCTTGAACACCATAATCAGACTGTTCACATTTAAATGTTGCATATTTCTTACTTAGTTGTTCATAGACTTCATCACTATTTTCTGGACAATATGCTATAATACAGCCTCCTCCACCACTACCTGTTAGTTTTGATCCTAGAGATCCGTATTTTCGTGCTTCATAAACCATGTCTGATAATTCAACAGTATTTACTCCTATTGCATCAAGTAATCCTTGATTTATATTCATAAGATGTCCAATCTTTTTAGAATCACCCTTTTCAAGAGCTTTTTTTGCATCGGTTGCTATTTGTTCCATTGCTGTGAAAATATTTCCAATTATCTTAGGATATTTTTCATATTTTATTCTCACGGATTCAACTAATTTTCCTGTATTACCACTGATTTCACAGTTTGAAACAATAAGTGGTAACTGCATATCAAAATTAATTCGGCTAAGTTCAAAGTTTTCATCAATAAATATTATTCCACCATATGTACTCATAGATGTGTCAATGGGACTTGCAGCTCCTTGGATTTTAATTTCAATTTCACGAGCCTTGTGTGCTATTGTTTTTTTATCTAAATCAAATCCTGCATATATTGACACGGCCTTCAATGTTGCTACTGATACAGCTGCTGATGAACCTAAACCTGCACCTAAATACATTTCAATATTTACAGTTAAGTTAAAACCTTTATCAAATTCAAATAAGTTAATAACTTCATATATATAATCAGTAATTATCTTTTTTTGACTATCTAACTTGAAGTTAAGTTTTTTATCAACTAATTCAAGTTCTGCAGAATAATCTATAATAGGTACTGTCACTTGAACAATATTATCATTTCTTGATGTTAGTTCTACATGCACTCCCCTGTTAATTGCAACAGCAATTGCAGGTTTTTTATGTACAACTGAATGTTCTCCAAATAAAATTATTTTTCCTGGTGCAAATGCCTTGATTTTCATAAATTATTCTCCAATATAATCAAAAGGAAAAAAAGTATTATAAATATTTATTTAAATAAAAAAAGTAATTATAACAGAATATCATTAGTTACTCTGATTACTAATAAACCTATTATCTACATTTAGAATTTTAAATTATGACATTACAAATTAAGTTTAAGAAAAATAATAAAATATCTTCAAATATTTTACTAAATACATGTTCTTAAATTATTTAACTTGTTTTATAATACTTTTATCTTATAAAAATAAGATAAATCCCCTTAATATGATTCTCAAGTATAAAAACCATTATACTACTCAGATAACATTAAATTATCTTCTAAATTATTCTTATGAGAATCTGTTAATTATATATATCTAAAAATTTATTAATATATCTTACTATAAAAAAAAATAAATTCTAAGAAAAATAAAAAATAAAAAACAATAAATCTAATAATTTTTAAATTAGATAATATACTTTTAATAAATAAAAATAGGTGATAATTAATGATTAGAAAACCATGTGTATCAGGACTATTCTATGCTGGAAATTATGAAATACTTAAAAATACACTAGATGAAATATTTAAAACAACAGAAAATAAAATACCAACAAAAT encodes:
- the fni gene encoding type 2 isopentenyl-diphosphate Delta-isomerase, yielding MISDRKLQHLEICKNYDVEHHITTGFEDINLVHRSLPEVDFEEIDTSIELLGKKLDSPLIISAITGGHTESKRINENLAIATENTNIAMGVGSQRAGISNPELKDTFTIVRESAPHAVIIGNIGAPQVEYAPKAIEMLETDMLAIHLNPLQEIIQPEGDINAKGYVEHIKEICDSTNIPIIAKETGAGISMDDARILEKIGVDAIDIQGVGGTSWAAVETYRADNPHLGNLFWDWGITTAVSTIEVLESTNLPVISSGGIRNGLEAAKAIALGADCVGMALPFLKHAYMGHTYIEEKINQFTRELKTAMFLVGASNIDELKEKKLIITGKTREILNELEIDTKKYTRRI
- a CDS encoding isopentenyl phosphate kinase, encoding MIILKIGGSALTIKDADKPTIDEVNLDRIAQEVSAYNEDMVIVHGAGSYGHIYAKKFGIGDVIGNVNDHLYKLEGLCRTQASVQLLNYIVVEKLHEKGVPAIGIKPSSFIVTDNKRIAVCDTKIIKQYIDNGFVPVLYGDAVLDYNDYIKFAIISGDQLITYLAKELKADRVILSSDVDGIYTDNPKINPEAKLIDIVTKDTKLTLTENEDQADVTGGMGGKIKELLQLAEEGIESQIINAETPGNIKLAVSGQEVKGTIIK
- the mvk gene encoding mevalonate kinase, which encodes MKIKAFAPGKIILFGEHSVVHKKPAIAVAINRGVHVELTSRNDNIVQVTVPIIDYSAELELVDKKLNFKLDSQKKIITDYIYEVINLFEFDKGFNLTVNIEMYLGAGLGSSAAVSVATLKAVSIYAGFDLDKKTIAHKAREIEIKIQGAASPIDTSMSTYGGIIFIDENFELSRINFDMQLPLIVSNCEISGNTGKLVESVRIKYEKYPKIIGNIFTAMEQIATDAKKALEKGDSKKIGHLMNINQGLLDAIGVNTVELSDMVYEARKYGSLGSKLTGSGGGGCIIAYCPENSDEVYEQLSKKYATFKCEQSDYGVQAKLID